From the Acaryochloris thomasi RCC1774 genome, one window contains:
- a CDS encoding nucleotidyl transferase AbiEii/AbiGii toxin family protein has product MTFKLDHHNKILTILDSLDADVLRDNTAYFGGGTLLTLDLGEYRWSKDVDFLCPISSVGYKYLRSLIFESGYRALFRDQNRVQIGRGTADQYGIRMVINVDSESIRTEIIVEGRFELDPPRYLDWSPVACLSLSDCFTSKLLANSDRYLDSSVESRDLIDLAILRLQSSIPAAAINKAENAYEVIRPLKASIQHFQERETYRERCFKGLQVEADQIPEIIDGIDLLAGDLSLGQTKRTYRERYDDVY; this is encoded by the coding sequence ATGACTTTCAAACTGGATCATCATAATAAGATCCTGACAATTCTTGACAGCTTAGATGCTGATGTACTGAGAGACAATACAGCTTATTTTGGGGGCGGGACGCTTTTAACTCTTGATCTGGGAGAATATCGCTGGAGTAAAGATGTTGATTTTCTCTGCCCAATCTCTTCTGTCGGCTATAAGTACCTTCGCAGCCTTATCTTTGAGAGTGGTTATCGGGCGCTATTTCGAGACCAGAATCGAGTGCAGATTGGACGCGGAACCGCCGATCAGTACGGGATTCGCATGGTCATTAACGTCGATAGTGAGTCAATCAGAACTGAAATTATTGTAGAAGGCCGCTTTGAGCTTGATCCGCCTAGATATCTAGATTGGTCCCCTGTTGCTTGTTTGAGTTTGAGCGATTGTTTCACCTCTAAATTACTGGCGAATTCTGATCGTTATCTGGACAGTAGTGTTGAATCTAGAGATCTCATTGACCTAGCTATTTTGAGGCTACAGTCTTCAATCCCAGCCGCTGCGATTAATAAAGCGGAGAATGCCTATGAGGTTATACGTCCTCTAAAAGCATCAATTCAACATTTCCAAGAAAGAGAGACTTACCGAGAGCGGTGTTTTAAAGGGCTTCAGGTCGAGGCTGATCAAATTCCTGAGATTATTGATGGCATTGATCTGCTGGCTGGGGATCTAAGTCTCGGACAGACGAAAAGAACCTATCGGGAAAGGTACGATGATGTTTACTGA
- a CDS encoding HEAT repeat domain-containing protein — MGDNVQWDIDLIAGENSMDLPELETCLDSPDPKARMKAITELREYEPAQAVPLLKRRIDDDRFMIRSFVAAGLGTKRNSEGFELLLTMIDKETDHNVIAEAASSLSKFGLQALPHLVKLFEQQTHWLVRISILAGMEDLDDPETLLHLCRLGLDGNDPTVKLAAMANLGRLKETPQMAEALDLACQLAQDTDASIRAQAARLLRHLGGPRAEKALGELRQDPDSQVVKAILEGLFY, encoded by the coding sequence ATGGGTGACAACGTACAATGGGACATTGACTTGATCGCTGGGGAAAACAGTATGGATTTACCAGAACTGGAAACCTGCCTCGATAGTCCCGATCCGAAAGCTCGCATGAAGGCGATTACTGAGCTACGTGAATACGAGCCAGCTCAGGCTGTTCCACTGCTTAAGCGACGGATAGATGATGACAGGTTTATGATTCGCTCCTTCGTGGCAGCAGGATTGGGCACAAAACGAAATAGCGAAGGTTTCGAGCTGCTGCTCACGATGATTGACAAAGAAACAGACCACAACGTGATCGCTGAAGCCGCCAGTTCACTATCTAAATTTGGTCTTCAAGCCCTTCCTCATTTAGTGAAACTCTTTGAACAGCAAACGCACTGGCTGGTGCGAATTAGTATTTTGGCGGGTATGGAAGATCTTGACGACCCTGAAACCCTCCTGCATTTGTGCCGTTTGGGTCTCGATGGAAATGATCCCACAGTGAAGCTGGCTGCAATGGCCAATTTAGGTCGGCTCAAGGAAACGCCCCAAATGGCAGAAGCCCTGGATCTCGCCTGCCAGCTTGCCCAAGATACGGATGCATCCATTCGGGCACAGGCCGCTCGGCTGCTAAGACACCTTGGCGGTCCACGGGCAGAGAAAGCTTTAGGAGAATTAAGGCAGGATCCTGATTCTCAAGTCGTCAAAGCGATTCTTGAAGGGTTATTTTATTAG
- a CDS encoding ABC transporter permease, with protein MKWWRQLSRNGLARFGVSVLLVLYLAVIGADFIAPYSACDTAAINRGICEPQTDGALLPPTPIYWKNQQTGDWIGPHVYPTTLGPIDLETGDRELLVDTQNPSPIRPFVKGFAYNVAQIRLPLPTRFSLSDPKVEPVTLFPGFRSDRHLFGAVGEGKINLLGTDQQARDQFSRLLYGGRISLSIGIVGVLISFPLGMLVGGISGYFGGWTDTITMRLVEVLMTIPSIYLLVALASVLPPSLSSSDRFTLIILITSFIGWAGLARVIRNQVLSIKEQEYVQASKAMGGRPLYIILRHVLPQTATYVIISATLSIPGFIGAEAVLSLIGLGIQQPDPSWGNMLSLATNASILVLQPWLVWPPAGLLVITVLSFNLLGDALRDVLDPRGSQS; from the coding sequence ATGAAGTGGTGGCGACAGCTCAGCAGAAATGGACTGGCTCGATTCGGGGTTAGCGTTCTTTTAGTGCTTTATCTCGCCGTGATTGGGGCTGATTTTATTGCCCCCTATTCTGCCTGCGATACCGCCGCCATCAATCGAGGCATCTGTGAGCCGCAAACAGATGGGGCGCTGCTGCCCCCCACGCCAATTTACTGGAAAAATCAGCAGACCGGTGACTGGATTGGCCCCCACGTTTACCCCACGACCTTGGGGCCGATTGATCTGGAAACGGGCGACCGAGAACTGCTGGTCGACACTCAAAATCCGTCTCCCATTCGACCCTTTGTCAAAGGTTTTGCCTATAACGTCGCTCAAATTAGGCTACCGCTGCCAACCCGGTTCTCACTGTCAGACCCCAAGGTTGAGCCGGTGACGCTATTCCCTGGATTTAGGAGCGATCGCCATCTGTTTGGAGCCGTGGGGGAAGGCAAGATCAATCTCCTCGGCACCGATCAGCAGGCCCGCGATCAGTTCAGCCGTCTGCTCTACGGCGGTCGCATCAGTCTCAGTATTGGCATTGTCGGCGTGCTTATTTCTTTCCCGCTAGGGATGCTGGTGGGCGGCATCTCTGGTTATTTCGGCGGCTGGACCGATACGATCACAATGCGCCTAGTGGAAGTCCTGATGACCATCCCTAGTATTTATTTGCTGGTGGCTTTGGCGTCGGTGCTGCCGCCGAGCCTGTCCAGTAGCGATCGGTTTACGCTGATTATCTTGATTACCTCGTTCATTGGTTGGGCAGGCCTCGCACGGGTGATTCGCAACCAAGTGCTGTCAATTAAAGAACAGGAATATGTCCAGGCTTCAAAAGCAATGGGCGGGCGGCCTCTTTACATTATCCTTCGTCATGTATTGCCGCAGACGGCGACCTATGTGATTATTTCAGCAACCCTGAGCATTCCCGGCTTTATCGGTGCTGAGGCGGTCTTGAGCCTGATTGGCTTGGGGATTCAGCAGCCGGACCCTTCCTGGGGGAATATGCTGTCACTGGCTACCAACGCTTCTATTCTGGTGCTGCAACCCTGGTTGGTTTGGCCCCCGGCGGGCCTGCTTGTGATTACGGTGCTGTCCTTTAATCTGTTAGGCGATGCGCTACGTGACGTTTTAGATCCGCGTGGGTCGCAGTCGTAA
- a CDS encoding NAD(P)/FAD-dependent oxidoreductase has protein sequence MLRLNEIKLPLDHSEAALQKAILKKLSIPEADLSRYTIFKRSYDARKKSKILLVYIVDVETPKEKALLKQFKKDPHVTLTPDMAYRMVTAAPDDQDLRPVVIGTGPCGMFAGLLLAQMGFRPILLERGKSVRERSVDTFGFWLKKRLNPESNAQFGEGGAGTFSDGKLYSQVRDRKHYGRKVLTELVKAGASPEILYINKPHIGTYRLVKIVQNLRAKIEALGGEIRFQCRVKDIEIEQGQVRGVMLENGEVIACRHVVLAVGHSARDTFEMLHKRGVYIEAKPFSIGFRIEHPQSLIDRCRFGEQAGHERLGSADYKLVHHCQNGRSVYSFCMCPGGKVVAAASEPGRLVTNGMSEYARDESNANSAIVVGITPEDYPDGPLAGIELQRSLEKRAFELGGGTYEAPGQLVGDFLAGRPSADFGAVYPSYKPGVKLGDLEGSLPRFAIASLKEAILAFDKKIHGFAMNDAVLTGIETRTSSPIRIKRNQNYQSLNTVGLYPAGEGAGYAGGILSAGIDGIKVAEAVALSHWSKPLEEA, from the coding sequence ATGCTACGCCTCAACGAAATCAAACTGCCGCTGGATCATTCTGAAGCAGCGCTGCAAAAAGCCATCCTCAAAAAGCTGTCTATTCCTGAGGCGGACTTGAGCCGGTACACCATCTTCAAGCGCAGCTATGATGCCCGCAAGAAGAGCAAAATTCTACTGGTGTACATCGTTGATGTTGAGACGCCTAAGGAAAAAGCTTTACTCAAGCAGTTTAAGAAAGATCCTCATGTCACCCTGACGCCAGATATGGCCTATCGAATGGTGACGGCGGCACCCGATGACCAGGATTTGCGGCCAGTCGTGATCGGCACCGGGCCGTGTGGCATGTTTGCAGGGTTGCTGCTAGCCCAAATGGGCTTCCGTCCGATTTTGCTGGAGCGCGGTAAATCGGTGCGCGAACGCAGTGTTGATACGTTTGGGTTTTGGCTCAAAAAACGCCTCAACCCTGAATCAAACGCGCAGTTTGGCGAAGGCGGCGCAGGCACGTTCTCCGATGGCAAACTCTACAGTCAGGTCAGAGACCGGAAGCACTACGGGCGCAAGGTACTAACCGAGCTGGTCAAGGCAGGCGCTTCGCCAGAAATTTTATACATTAACAAGCCCCATATCGGTACCTATCGTCTGGTCAAGATTGTGCAAAATCTGCGCGCCAAAATTGAGGCGTTGGGGGGTGAGATTCGCTTCCAGTGTCGGGTCAAAGATATTGAGATCGAACAGGGGCAGGTGCGGGGAGTGATGCTAGAGAATGGGGAGGTTATTGCTTGCCGCCATGTTGTCCTCGCGGTTGGCCACAGTGCCCGAGATACCTTTGAGATGCTGCACAAACGGGGCGTATACATCGAAGCGAAGCCCTTCTCGATTGGCTTTCGGATTGAGCATCCGCAATCGTTAATCGATCGCTGTCGCTTTGGTGAACAGGCCGGACATGAGCGGCTTGGCTCTGCGGATTATAAGCTAGTCCATCACTGTCAAAATGGGCGGTCGGTCTATAGCTTTTGCATGTGTCCCGGCGGGAAAGTCGTGGCAGCGGCCTCTGAACCGGGACGGTTGGTGACCAACGGCATGAGCGAATATGCTCGGGATGAATCCAACGCCAACAGCGCCATTGTGGTAGGCATTACTCCCGAAGATTATCCTGATGGACCGCTAGCGGGTATTGAGCTGCAGCGATCTTTAGAAAAGCGGGCCTTTGAATTGGGTGGCGGCACCTACGAAGCACCAGGACAGTTAGTGGGCGATTTTCTGGCCGGTCGGCCTTCTGCTGATTTTGGTGCGGTGTACCCGTCCTATAAGCCGGGGGTGAAGCTGGGAGATTTAGAGGGGAGTTTGCCTAGGTTTGCGATCGCATCCCTCAAAGAGGCCATCTTGGCCTTCGACAAAAAGATCCACGGGTTCGCCATGAACGACGCTGTTTTGACCGGCATCGAAACCCGGACCTCATCCCCTATCCGCATTAAGCGCAATCAGAACTATCAGAGCCTCAATACAGTGGGACTCTATCCTGCCGGAGAAGGAGCCGGATATGCAGGAGGGATTTTGTCTGCGGGAATAGACGGCATCAAAGTTGCGGAAGCTGTTGCATTGAGTCATTGGTCAAAGCCTCTTGAAGAGGCTTGA
- a CDS encoding ATP-dependent helicase: MEDLNLKLEHLKNSLRPGQRSLADWQSGPLAVSAVPGAGKSYGMAAAAAIALSQNRLNRSRQLVLVTFTRSAAANLKHQIRRHLRDLNQPLGGFIVHTLHGLALNIASRHPQLSGLRLDQITLVSPSRRHELIRRCVDQWVIDHRPLYQLLMEQGSFDGEETERLRRQSVLRTDVLPALAEIAVREAKSSGLSPQALYAVAQDIRDDLPVVAIASGLYERYQDLLQAQQRIDYDDMILAALRVLNDPQAKAFWHQQVFAVFEDEAQDSTPLQTQLLEILSETPNGLNLVRVGDPNQAINSTFTPADPIFFREFCRHNPQHTMDQAGRSAPIIMEAANHMLRWVNESGLAGTELPFTEQAIHPVPLDDPQPNANPEPEGQGLEIVRPNDVYKTVDLLGQRVIELFIQGSDRNAAVLVRENKQGRFIAELLSDPERYGLSCDLAAHEIEVFDVGSRDRRSHIPAEMLTLLKFLARPHSPAYLKAALTLFLDRQLIPAQEINRLASRPEQFLYPGPLEPAQAETVRQARNLCAKLLRARWELPHYQLISFSALALHYDPAELATADKLSSRLFSLTEGAATMATTLPALQELVSTERFEPVEVEETSESGKTREETNPYLKKGRLTIITMHKAKGLDWDYVFLPFLHERVIPGELWVPETSKFLGGFTLAEVARAQIRALVHGQPIPDIDQAWQQASDLKIAEEFRLLYVAMTRAKRLLWMSAAQKAPFIWHTFDWQRQDSLQVLPPCPVIKPLQEALTNDSMQQLPQL, encoded by the coding sequence TTGGAAGATCTCAACCTAAAACTAGAACATCTGAAAAACTCGCTGCGGCCTGGTCAGAGATCGCTCGCAGACTGGCAAAGCGGTCCTCTTGCTGTGTCCGCCGTACCGGGTGCAGGGAAATCTTATGGAATGGCGGCGGCGGCGGCTATTGCACTGTCTCAAAATCGCCTCAATCGCTCTCGTCAACTGGTGTTAGTTACCTTTACGCGTTCTGCTGCTGCGAACCTCAAGCACCAAATTCGTAGGCATCTGCGCGATCTAAACCAGCCGCTAGGTGGGTTCATTGTTCACACTCTGCACGGGCTAGCCCTCAACATTGCTAGCCGTCATCCTCAGCTTTCGGGGCTGCGTTTGGACCAAATTACGCTGGTTTCCCCCAGCCGTCGCCATGAGCTGATTCGCCGCTGTGTGGATCAGTGGGTGATCGATCATCGGCCCCTCTACCAGCTTTTGATGGAGCAAGGTTCCTTTGATGGTGAAGAAACTGAGCGTTTACGCCGTCAGTCTGTTTTACGTACCGACGTGCTGCCTGCTTTAGCCGAGATTGCCGTGCGTGAGGCCAAAAGCTCCGGACTTTCGCCTCAGGCTCTTTATGCTGTGGCTCAGGATATTCGAGATGATTTGCCGGTGGTTGCTATAGCATCCGGTCTCTACGAACGCTACCAAGATCTGCTCCAGGCTCAGCAGCGGATTGACTACGACGACATGATTTTAGCGGCGCTGCGGGTGCTTAACGATCCGCAGGCCAAAGCCTTTTGGCATCAACAGGTCTTTGCTGTCTTTGAAGATGAAGCTCAAGACTCTACCCCGCTCCAAACTCAACTGCTAGAAATCCTTTCAGAAACGCCGAATGGCCTGAACCTCGTCCGCGTTGGCGATCCAAATCAGGCGATTAACTCCACCTTTACGCCTGCTGATCCGATCTTTTTCCGGGAGTTCTGCCGCCATAACCCTCAACACACGATGGATCAGGCGGGCCGGAGTGCCCCGATCATTATGGAAGCGGCAAATCATATGCTGCGGTGGGTGAATGAGTCGGGGCTAGCGGGGACTGAGCTTCCCTTCACAGAGCAGGCTATTCATCCGGTTCCTCTTGATGATCCACAGCCGAATGCTAATCCTGAGCCTGAGGGGCAAGGTTTAGAAATTGTGCGCCCTAACGATGTATATAAAACGGTGGATTTGCTCGGTCAGCGGGTGATCGAGTTGTTTATACAAGGTTCAGATCGCAATGCGGCAGTCTTAGTACGAGAGAACAAGCAAGGGCGCTTTATTGCAGAGCTTTTGAGCGATCCAGAACGGTATGGGCTGTCCTGTGATTTAGCCGCCCACGAGATTGAAGTGTTTGATGTAGGGAGTCGCGATCGCAGATCCCATATCCCAGCTGAGATGTTAACGCTGCTGAAGTTTTTAGCTCGCCCCCATTCACCGGCCTATCTCAAAGCAGCCCTAACGCTATTTCTCGATCGCCAACTGATTCCAGCCCAAGAAATCAACCGCCTTGCCAGCCGACCCGAGCAGTTTCTCTATCCCGGCCCCCTCGAACCAGCCCAGGCTGAAACCGTGCGGCAGGCTCGCAACCTGTGTGCGAAATTACTCCGCGCTCGCTGGGAACTGCCCCACTATCAACTGATCTCGTTTTCGGCCTTGGCCCTGCACTATGATCCCGCAGAATTAGCAACCGCTGATAAGCTATCGAGCCGACTGTTTTCGCTGACGGAGGGTGCAGCCACGATGGCAACCACGCTGCCTGCCCTTCAGGAACTTGTGAGTACCGAACGCTTTGAACCGGTGGAGGTTGAAGAGACCTCTGAGAGCGGCAAGACTCGAGAGGAGACCAACCCCTACCTTAAAAAAGGTCGGCTGACCATCATCACCATGCATAAAGCCAAGGGCTTAGATTGGGATTACGTTTTCCTGCCGTTTCTTCATGAGCGGGTGATTCCGGGGGAGCTGTGGGTGCCGGAAACCAGCAAGTTTTTGGGGGGCTTTACGTTGGCAGAGGTCGCGCGGGCTCAGATTCGAGCGCTGGTTCATGGGCAGCCCATCCCTGACATTGATCAGGCTTGGCAGCAGGCCAGTGACCTCAAGATTGCCGAGGAGTTCCGGCTCCTTTATGTGGCCATGACCCGAGCCAAACGGCTGCTGTGGATGTCAGCTGCTCAGAAGGCCCCCTTTATATGGCATACCTTTGATTGGCAGCGTCAGGATTCGCTCCAAGTCCTTCCACCTTGTCCCGTCATCAAGCCTCTTCAAGAGGCTTTGACCAATGACTCAATGCAACAGCTTCCGCAACTTTGA
- a CDS encoding chorismate lyase: MAIDIPSNPSRPIETAWTQLDVLWQAEQSLVQKGFGHNRLSPAWQMLVLGDGSPTRHLQLLTGEPTEVDVIDMSLIGSNLDHAPDLIQAIPGPRLRRQVWLRTVSGQRLAYATSWWEASHVDEYLQNRSLPIWASLGQLRTELYRDIRTVCLGSSPELAAAFGEQGPFWGRYYLFWHNGQPLTLIHEVFSPHLQKYLGPMHGHPEHS, translated from the coding sequence TTGGCTATTGACATCCCCTCCAATCCTTCCCGACCGATTGAGACAGCCTGGACTCAGCTTGATGTCCTCTGGCAGGCGGAACAATCTCTGGTACAAAAGGGGTTTGGGCATAACCGGCTGTCTCCGGCTTGGCAGATGCTGGTCCTGGGGGATGGCTCACCAACCCGTCACCTCCAACTGCTCACCGGCGAACCGACGGAGGTGGACGTCATTGATATGTCTCTGATTGGGTCCAACCTTGACCATGCCCCTGACTTGATTCAGGCGATTCCGGGGCCACGCCTGCGTCGTCAGGTTTGGTTGCGAACGGTCTCCGGTCAGCGCCTCGCCTACGCTACCTCTTGGTGGGAAGCCAGCCACGTTGATGAATACCTCCAGAATCGCTCGCTGCCGATCTGGGCCAGCTTGGGGCAGCTTCGGACAGAGCTGTACCGAGATATTCGAACCGTTTGCCTGGGCAGCTCCCCAGAGCTAGCGGCTGCCTTCGGTGAACAGGGGCCTTTTTGGGGACGATATTATTTGTTCTGGCACAATGGCCAACCCCTGACGCTGATTCATGAAGTCTTTTCACCCCACCTACAGAAATATTTAGGTCCCATGCATGGGCATCCAGAGCATTCTTAA
- a CDS encoding NADP-dependent isocitrate dehydrogenase: MTEPISKIIYTLTDEAPALATYSLLPIIKVFTEATNVAIETSDISLAGRIIANFPERLAEAQQQPDTLTQLGNLAKTPDANIIKLPNISASVPQLTAAIKELQGQGYDIPDYPADPKNEEEASIKIRYAKVLGSAVNPVLREGNSDRRVAAAVKQDAQKNPHSVGEWTADSRSHVAHMESGDFYGTEQSVVIEKPSHVRIELVTEDGSTTVLKEKTAVLEGEVIDAAVMSVKALRAFYEKEINAAKEEDILLSLHVKATMMKVSDPILFGHAVTLYYQDVFTKYADTFTELGVNPNNGLGDVYAKIQTLPDELRDAIATDLKATYEHRPRLAMVNSDQGITNLHVPSDVIIDASMAASIRTSGKMWGPDGKAHDTKAMIPDRCYATMYQECIKFCQENGAFDVTTMGNVANVGLMAQKAEEYGSHDKTFEISAHGTVQVVDAAGQVLMKHPVEKGDIWRMCQTKDLPIQDWVKLAVNRARATDCPTIFWLDEKRAHDANLIEKVNRYLSDHDTEGLDIKILPPVQAMRLTCEQIKAGQDVISVTGNVLRDYLTDLFPILELGTSAKMLSIVPLLAGGGLFETGAGGSAPKHVQQFLDEGHLRWDSLGEFLALAVTLEDVGRKTNNEGALVLAEALNQANGQYLENGKSPSRKVNERDNRGSHFYLALYWAQALAQQDNNAELKDKFSKLAQHLSEQEATIVDELNAAQGNPVEIGGYYHPDAERTSQAMRPSATLNNALT; encoded by the coding sequence ATGACCGAACCCATCTCTAAGATTATCTACACGCTGACTGATGAAGCGCCGGCTTTAGCCACCTACTCCTTACTTCCCATTATTAAGGTATTTACAGAGGCCACTAATGTTGCGATAGAAACAAGCGATATCTCGCTGGCGGGGCGGATCATTGCAAATTTCCCGGAGAGACTTGCTGAGGCGCAGCAGCAGCCCGATACTTTGACGCAGTTGGGCAATCTGGCAAAGACACCGGACGCAAACATTATTAAACTGCCCAATATCAGCGCTTCAGTTCCACAGCTAACGGCGGCGATTAAGGAGCTGCAGGGGCAAGGGTACGATATTCCAGATTATCCGGCGGATCCTAAAAATGAGGAAGAAGCATCCATCAAGATCCGGTATGCCAAGGTGCTTGGGAGCGCCGTCAATCCCGTTCTGCGAGAAGGGAATTCCGACCGGCGAGTGGCTGCGGCAGTGAAGCAGGATGCGCAAAAGAACCCTCACTCGGTAGGGGAATGGACAGCTGATTCGAGATCCCATGTGGCCCACATGGAAAGCGGAGACTTCTACGGTACGGAGCAATCGGTCGTCATTGAAAAACCCAGTCATGTCCGCATTGAGCTGGTGACGGAGGATGGCTCGACGACGGTTCTGAAAGAAAAAACGGCTGTTCTAGAAGGCGAAGTGATTGATGCTGCGGTGATGAGCGTCAAAGCACTGCGGGCCTTTTACGAAAAAGAAATCAATGCAGCGAAGGAAGAGGATATTCTGCTGTCGCTGCACGTCAAGGCGACGATGATGAAGGTCTCTGACCCAATTTTGTTCGGACATGCGGTGACCCTCTATTACCAAGATGTCTTTACGAAGTACGCTGATACCTTCACTGAACTGGGCGTCAACCCCAATAACGGTCTGGGTGATGTGTATGCCAAAATTCAGACGCTGCCCGATGAGCTGAGAGATGCGATCGCAACCGATCTAAAAGCCACCTATGAACACCGGCCCAGGCTGGCAATGGTCAACTCAGATCAAGGGATTACCAACCTACACGTCCCCAGCGACGTCATTATTGACGCCTCAATGGCGGCCTCCATTCGCACCTCCGGCAAAATGTGGGGACCGGACGGCAAAGCCCATGACACCAAAGCGATGATTCCCGATCGCTGTTACGCGACGATGTACCAAGAATGCATCAAATTTTGCCAAGAGAATGGCGCGTTTGATGTCACGACAATGGGGAACGTCGCCAACGTGGGCTTAATGGCTCAAAAAGCTGAAGAGTATGGTTCTCACGATAAAACCTTTGAAATTTCGGCACACGGAACGGTCCAGGTGGTTGACGCTGCAGGGCAAGTTCTGATGAAGCATCCCGTTGAAAAAGGGGATATCTGGCGCATGTGCCAAACCAAAGATCTGCCGATTCAGGACTGGGTAAAATTAGCGGTGAATCGTGCCCGAGCAACGGACTGCCCCACAATTTTCTGGCTGGATGAGAAACGTGCCCACGACGCCAATTTAATCGAAAAGGTCAATCGATATCTGTCTGACCATGACACAGAGGGATTGGACATCAAGATTCTGCCGCCCGTGCAGGCGATGCGCCTGACCTGTGAACAGATCAAGGCGGGGCAAGATGTGATCTCTGTGACCGGCAATGTCTTGCGTGACTACCTAACGGATCTATTCCCAATTTTGGAGTTGGGAACCAGCGCCAAGATGCTCTCGATTGTGCCGTTGCTGGCGGGCGGGGGTCTATTTGAAACGGGGGCTGGCGGCTCCGCGCCCAAGCATGTGCAGCAGTTCCTTGATGAAGGACATCTACGCTGGGATTCTTTGGGTGAGTTTTTGGCACTGGCGGTGACGTTAGAAGACGTGGGACGCAAGACGAATAATGAGGGCGCTTTGGTTTTGGCTGAAGCACTGAATCAGGCTAACGGTCAGTATTTAGAAAACGGTAAATCACCGTCACGCAAGGTCAATGAACGAGACAATCGCGGTAGCCATTTTTATCTGGCCCTCTATTGGGCACAGGCGCTGGCTCAGCAGGATAACAATGCCGAACTAAAGGATAAATTTAGCAAGCTGGCTCAGCATCTCAGCGAACAAGAAGCAACGATTGTAGACGAACTGAATGCCGCTCAGGGCAATCCCGTAGAAATTGGGGGATACTACCATCCTGATGCGGAAAGAACCAGTCAGGCCATGCGTCCGAGCGCTACGCTCAATAATGCGTTGACGTAA